Proteins found in one Vulpes vulpes isolate BD-2025 chromosome 13, VulVul3, whole genome shotgun sequence genomic segment:
- the THBS3 gene encoding thrombospondin-3 isoform X2, whose amino-acid sequence MEVYEYPGYRCGPCPPGLQGNGTHCTDINECAHADPCFPGVSCINTMPGFHCEACPRGYKGTRVSGVGIDYARASKQVCNDVDECNDGNNGGCDPNSICTNTVGSFKCGPCRLGFLGNQSQGCLPARTCHSPAHSPCHVHAHCLFERNGAVSCSCNVGWAGNGNVCGTDTDIDGYPDQALPCMDNNKHCKQDNCLLTPNSGQEDADNDGVGDQCDDDADGDGIKNVEDNCRLFPNKDQQNSDTDSFGDACDNCPNVPNNDQKDTDGNGEGDACDNDVDGDGIPNGLDNCPKVPNPLQTDRDEDGVGDACDSCPEMSNPTQTDADSDLVGDVCDTNEDSDGDGHQDTKDNCPQLPNSSQLDSDNDGLGDECDGDDDNDGVPDYVPPGPDNCRLVPNPNQKDSDGNGVGDVCEDDFDNDAVVDPLDVCPESAEVTLTDFRAYQTVVLDPEGDAQIDPNWVVLNQGMEIVQTMNSDPGLAVGYTAFNGVDFEGTFHVNTVTDDDYAGFLFSYQDSGRFYVVMWKQTEQTYWQATPFRAVAQPGLQLKAVTSVSGPGEHLRNALWHTGHTPDQVRLLWTDPRNVGWRDKTSYRWQLLHRPQVGYIRVKLYEGPQLVADSGVIIDTAMRGGRLGVFCFSQENIIWSNLQYRCNDTVPEDFEPFRRQLLQERV is encoded by the exons ATGGAAGTGTATGAGTACCCCGGCTACCGCTGCGGGCCCTGCCCCCCTGGCCTGCAGGGCAATGGCACCCACTGCACTGACATCAATGAG TGTGCTCACGCTGACCCTTGCTTCCCTGGGGTCAGCTGCATCAACACCATGCCTGGCTTCCACTGTGAAGCCTGTCCTCGAGGCTACAAAGGCACTCGTGTGTCCGGTGTGGGCATCGACTATGCCCGTGCCAGCAAACAG GTCTGCAACGATGTGGACGAGTGCAACGATGGGAACAATGGTGGCTGTGACCCAAATTCCATCTGTACCAACACTGTG GGCTCTTTCAAGTGTGGTCCCTGTCGCCTGGGCTTCCTGGGCAACCAGAGCCAGGGCTGCCTCCCAGCCCGCACCTGCCACAGCCCAGCCCACAGCCCCTGCCATGTCCACGCGCACTGTCTCTTTGAACGCAATGGGGCAGTATCCTGCTCG TGTAATGTGGGCTGGGCCGGGAATGGGAACGTGTGTGGGACCGACACGGACATCGATGGCTACCCGGACCAGGCCCTGCCATGCATGGACAACAATAAGCACTGcaagcag GACAATTGCCTTTTGACACCCAACTCTGGGCAGGAAGATGCTGATAATGATGGCGTGGGGGACCAGTGTGACGATGATGCTGACGGGGATGGGATCAAGAATGTCGAG GACAACTGCCGGCTGTTCCCCAACAAGGACCAACAAAACTCTGATACAGATTCATTCGGGGATGCCTGTGACAACTGCCCCAACGTTCCCAACAATGACCAGAAGGACACAGACGGCAACGGGGAAGGGGATGCGTGTGACAACGATGTGGATGGGGACG GCATCCCCAATGGATTAGACAATTGTCCTAAAGTCCCCAACCCCCTGCAGACAGACAGGGACGAGGATGGGGTAGGAGACGCCTGTGACAGCTGCCCTGAAATGAGCAATCCTACCCAG ACAGATGCAGACAGTGACCTGGTGGGGGATGTCTGTGACACCAATGAGGACAG TGATGGGGATGGACATCAGGACACCAAAGACAACTGCCCACAGCTGCCAAACAGCTCCCAGCTGGACTCAGACAATGATGGACTTGGAGATGAGTGTGATGgggatgatgacaatgatggGGTCCCAGACTATGTGCCTCCTGGTCCTGATAACTGTCGCCTGGTACCCAATCCCAATCAGAAGGACTCAGATG GCAATGGCGTTGGTGATGTGTGTGAGGATGATTTTGACAATGATGCGGTGGTAGATCCCCTGGACGTGTGCCCTGAAAGTGCAGAGGTGACCCTCACAGATTTTCGAGCCTATCAGACTGTCGTCCTGGATCCCGAGGGTGATGCTCAGATTGATCCAAACTGGGTCGTGCTCAATCAG GGTATGGAAATCGTTCAGACCATGAACAGTGACCCCGGCCTGGCAGTTG GGTATACAGCCTTCAATGGTGTGGACTTTGAAGGCACCTTCCATGTGAACACAGTGACTGATGATGACTACGCAGGCTTTCTCTTCAGCTATCAGGATAGCGGCCGCTTCTATGTGGTCATGTGGAAGCAAACAGAGCAGACCTACTGGCAAGCCACACCCTTCCGGGCTGTCGCTCAGCCCGGGCTGCAGCTCAAG GCAGTGACATCAGTGTCCGGCCCAGGTGAACACCTCCGGAATGCCCTGTGGCATACTGGCCACACCCCTGATCAGGTCCGACTGCTGTGGACTGACCCACGAAACGTGGGCTGGCGTGACAAGACCTCCTATCGCTGGCAGCTGCTGCACCGGCCCCAAGTTGGCTACATTCG GGTGAAGCTTTATGAGGGTCCTCAGCTAGTGGCGGATTCTGGGGTGATCATTGACACAGCCATGCGAGGAGGGCGTCTTGGTGTATTCTGCTTCTCCCAAGAAAACATCATTTGGTCCAATCTCCAGTATCGATGCAATG ACACAGTGCCTGAGGATTTTGAGCCATTCCGGAGGCAGCTGCTCCAGGAAAGAGTGTGA